The Panicum virgatum strain AP13 chromosome 5K, P.virgatum_v5, whole genome shotgun sequence genome has a window encoding:
- the LOC120706936 gene encoding peroxidase 2-like: MAVSIKLCLAVSCALVLATACHGLQVGYYRTTCPRAEALVRAEVKKAVRANPGAGAGLIRMLFHDCFVEGCDASVLLDPTQTNPQPEKLGAPNNPSLRGFEVIDAAKAAVEKACPGTVSCADIVAFAGRDASYLLSHAKVSFHMPAGRLDGRKSLASETLTFLPGPSSNLSSLVSAFAAKGLSVEDVVVLSGAHSIGRSHCSSFVQTRLTSPSDIATPLATLLRKQCPANPTTGNDPTVSEDVVSPHALDNQYYKNVLARKVLFTSDAALLSAPNTARMVRANARFAGSWEKKFAKAMVRMAAIGVKTGRDGEIRRSCRLVN; this comes from the exons ATGGCTGTCAGCATTAAGCTCTGCTTGGCAGTCTCGTGCGCCCTGGTTTTGGCCACGGCGTGCCACGGCCTCCAGGTGGGCTACTACAGGACGACATGCCCCAGGGCCGAGGCCCTCGTGAGGGCCGAGGTGAAGAAGGCCGTGCGCGCcaaccccggcgccggcgccggcctcatCCGCATGCtcttccacgactgcttcgtcGAG GGCTGTGACGcgtccgtcctcctcgacccaacGCAGACGAACCCGCAGCCGGAGAAGCTGGGGGCGCCCAACAACCCCAGCCTGCGGGGGTTCGAGGTGATCGACGCGGCCAAGGCCGCCGTCGAGAAGGCCTGCCCCGGCACGGTCTCCTGCGCCGACATCGTCGCCTTTGCCGGGCGCGACGCGTCCTACCTCCTCAGCCACGCCAAGGTCAGCTTCCACATGCCGGCGGGCCGCCTGGATGGGCGCAAGTCCCTCGCCAGCGAGACCCTCACCTTCCTCCCCGGCCCCTCCTCCAACCTCTCCAGCCTCGTCTCCGCCTTTGCCGCCAAGGGGCTCAGCGTCGAGGACGTGGTGGTCCTCTCCGGCGCGCACTCCATTGGCCGCTCCCACTGCTCGTCCTTCGTCCAGACCCGCCTGACCTCGCCGTCCGACATCGCCACGCCGCTGGCGACGCTGCTGAGGAAGCAGTGCCCGGCCAACCCGACCACCGgcaacgacccgacggtgtccGAGGACGTGGTCTCCCCGCACGCGCTGGACAACCAGTACTACAAGAACGTGCTGGCGCGCAAGGTGCTGTTCACGTCGGACGCCGCGCTGCTGTCGGCGCCCAATACCGCGAGGATGGTGCGCGCCAACGCGAGGTTCGCCGGCTCCTGGGAGAAGAAGTTCGCCAAGGCGATGGTGAGGATGGCGGCCATTGGCGTGAAGACCGGTCGCGACGGCGAGATCAGGAGGAGCTGCAGGCTCGTCAACTAG